A single Gasterosteus aculeatus chromosome 2, fGasAcu3.hap1.1, whole genome shotgun sequence DNA region contains:
- the LOC120829644 gene encoding vesicle-associated membrane protein-associated protein B isoform X1, whose protein sequence is MARPEQVLVLEPQHELKFRGPFTDVVTATLKLSNPTDRNVCFKVKTTAPRRYCVRPNSGIIDAGNSVNVSVMLQPFDYDPNEKSKHKFMVQSMLAPYGMTDMEGVWKEAKPDELMDSKLRCAFEMPLENDKSHESENNQTVYSSASSVKTELSALPKSTSASLDDGEVKKIMEECKRLQMEVHRLREENKQIREDDGLRKRKGTSVGSPHSSSSSATATSAMRDEGLSTRILALCVLFFVIGVIIGKLAL, encoded by the exons ATGGCCAGACCAGAACAAGTCCTGGTGCTAGAGCCACAACATGAACTGAAATTCAGAG GCCCGTTTACAGATGTCGTCACTGCCACTCTGAAGCTCAGCAACCCCACGgatagaaatgtgtgtttcaaaGTCAAGACCACCGCGCCTCGCAGATACTGTGTGCGCCCAAACAGTGGCATAATTGACGCTGGAAACTCTGTCAATGTTTCTG TTATGCTCCAGCCGTTTGACTACGATCCCAATGAAAAGAGTAAACACAAATTCATGGTGCAGTCCATGCTGGCTCCGTACGGCATGACTGACATGGAAGGAGTT TGGAAGGAGGCAAAACCCGACGAGCTGATGGATTCCAAGTTGAGATGTGCATTTGAGATGCCTCTAGAAAATGACAAATCT CATGAGAGTGAAAACAACCAAACTGTatattcctctgcctcctctgttaAGACTGAGCTGTCCGCTCTTCCCAAGTCAACCAGTGCCTCGCTGGATGACGGGGAGGTGAAGAAGATCATGGAAGAGTGTAAGCGGCTGCAAATGGAAGTGCACCGGCTAcgggaagaaaacaaacagatcaGG GAGGACGACGGGCTGCGGAAGAGAAAGGGGACCTCAGTGGgctctcctcactcctcctcctcctccgccacggCTACCTCGGCCATGAGGGACGAAGGCCTTAGCACCCGCATCCTGGCTCTCTGCGTCCTCTTCTTTGTCATCGGAGTCATCATTGGCAAACTGGCCCTGTAG
- the LOC120829644 gene encoding vesicle-associated membrane protein-associated protein B isoform X2: MARPEQVLVLEPQHELKFRGPFTDVVTATLKLSNPTDRNVCFKVKTTAPRRYCVRPNSGIIDAGNSVNVSVMLQPFDYDPNEKSKHKFMVQSMLAPYGMTDMEGVWKEAKPDELMDSKLRCAFEMPLENDKSTELSALPKSTSASLDDGEVKKIMEECKRLQMEVHRLREENKQIREDDGLRKRKGTSVGSPHSSSSSATATSAMRDEGLSTRILALCVLFFVIGVIIGKLAL; encoded by the exons ATGGCCAGACCAGAACAAGTCCTGGTGCTAGAGCCACAACATGAACTGAAATTCAGAG GCCCGTTTACAGATGTCGTCACTGCCACTCTGAAGCTCAGCAACCCCACGgatagaaatgtgtgtttcaaaGTCAAGACCACCGCGCCTCGCAGATACTGTGTGCGCCCAAACAGTGGCATAATTGACGCTGGAAACTCTGTCAATGTTTCTG TTATGCTCCAGCCGTTTGACTACGATCCCAATGAAAAGAGTAAACACAAATTCATGGTGCAGTCCATGCTGGCTCCGTACGGCATGACTGACATGGAAGGAGTT TGGAAGGAGGCAAAACCCGACGAGCTGATGGATTCCAAGTTGAGATGTGCATTTGAGATGCCTCTAGAAAATGACAAATCT ACTGAGCTGTCCGCTCTTCCCAAGTCAACCAGTGCCTCGCTGGATGACGGGGAGGTGAAGAAGATCATGGAAGAGTGTAAGCGGCTGCAAATGGAAGTGCACCGGCTAcgggaagaaaacaaacagatcaGG GAGGACGACGGGCTGCGGAAGAGAAAGGGGACCTCAGTGGgctctcctcactcctcctcctcctccgccacggCTACCTCGGCCATGAGGGACGAAGGCCTTAGCACCCGCATCCTGGCTCTCTGCGTCCTCTTCTTTGTCATCGGAGTCATCATTGGCAAACTGGCCCTGTAG